From Campylobacter pinnipediorum subsp. caledonicus:
TTGCTTGCAAATGAAATTTTAGAAACTCTACGGACTCAAATATCCCAAAAAGAGTATGAATGCTATATAAAACAATTAAAATTTAATGAAAAAATATCAACAGATGAAAATATAGTATTTAATGCTCCAAATGAACTAATAGCAAAATTTATAACCACAAGATATTCAGAAAAAATAGCATATCTTTTTGAAGTAAAAACTGGAATAAAACCAAAAATAACAATTTCACTATCAAATAAATTGAAATCATCAAAAATAAACAAAGTAGACATAAAACAGATAAAAGCTCAAAGCACAATGTTAAACCCTACTTATACATTTGAAAATTTTGTTGTTGGAGCTTCAAATCAATTTGCCTTTTTAAACTGTAAAATAGCATCTGAGGAACCGGGGGTTAAGTTTAATCCTATTTTTATATATGGCTCAACTGGACTTGGAAAAACACACTTACTCCAATCAGTTGGAAATTATTGTTTAAACATCGGAAAATCAGTTGTATACATAACAAGTGAGCAATTCATAAATGATTATATAAACAACTTAAAGTTAAAAACAATGGATAGATTTCGTGATAAATACAGAAATTGCGATATTTTACTTATAGATGATGTTCAGTTTTTAGGTAAGACAGATATGATACAAGAGGAGTTTTTTCACACATTTAATGAACTTCATAGTAAAAAAGCTCAAATCATAATGACATCAGATAAACCACCAAAAATTTTAAAAGGTTTTGAAGAGAGATTAATTTCAAGGTTTGAATGGGGTTTAATGGCTGACATAACACCACCTGAGCTTGAAACAAAAGTTGCCATCATAGAAAAAAGGTGTGAGTTTAATAAAATAACTTTAAATAATGACATAATAAACTATATAGCAACTAATATGGGCGATAATATAAGAGAAATAGAGGGCGTTATAATACAATTAAACGCTTTTCAAAATTTATTACGCGAAGAGATTACACTTGATGTTGCAAAAAATGTTATAAAAG
This genomic window contains:
- the dnaA gene encoding chromosomal replication initiator protein DnaA; this translates as MLANEILETLRTQISQKEYECYIKQLKFNEKISTDENIVFNAPNELIAKFITTRYSEKIAYLFEVKTGIKPKITISLSNKLKSSKINKVDIKQIKAQSTMLNPTYTFENFVVGASNQFAFLNCKIASEEPGVKFNPIFIYGSTGLGKTHLLQSVGNYCLNIGKSVVYITSEQFINDYINNLKLKTMDRFRDKYRNCDILLIDDVQFLGKTDMIQEEFFHTFNELHSKKAQIIMTSDKPPKILKGFEERLISRFEWGLMADITPPELETKVAIIEKRCEFNKITLNNDIINYIATNMGDNIREIEGVIIQLNAFQNLLREEITLDVAKNVIKDHIKEKRENINLENIIDIVAKEMNIKQSDIKSKSRVKSIVEARRIVIYLAKNLTPNSMPKLANYFDMKDHSAISHNIKKINELIKTNEVFRLRVEEIKNKILTKG